DNA from Actinomycetota bacterium:
CCGCGGTGCCCTGTGTCGTCGTCCACCAGAAGGCGACTTCGTCCATGAGCACCGGCTGGTTGAGGTAGCGCTGGGAGATGAGGGCTGCAACCGGGTCCGTCACAAACTCCTGCACCTCGGCACACTGCAGTGCCACGGTCTCCTCGATGTCGTACCTGCCCACGAGTGGCTGCTTTCGGGGGTAGATGCCAGCTGGCTGGTCGGCGCCGCGTGCGATTGCCGGCGCCTGCTCGGCGTACTCACGGATGGCGGTGGTGATCTCGGTGGGCACGATGCGGCCGAACACATAGAAGCCATCACGGCGGATGCCTTGGACAGCGGATTCGACCTCGGCTGCGTCAAGGAATCGACTTGAGTGCGGATTGGCGATCTGCCAGGCATCAGCCGGCGTGCCGCGCACGACGCTGCGCGAGATCAACTTGCCGATGCGCGGATGGATGTCCATTGACGAGCGCATGTTGAACTGCTGCTGTCCCGCAGTTGCCGGCGGCGCCTGCGCGGCGCGGGTGAAGCTGCGAGCGGCGATGACCGTGCGCGCCAGCCGCGGCAGCCGCAGGGTTGACTCGACGAGCTCGCTCATGTTCTCCTCAAGATTGGCAGGACCGCTTGAACTTTAGTCTGCGGATCGGCGAAGTCTGCGCTTTGCTGTGTCGCGCAGTTTCGCTGTGAGTACGCCAACCAACTCACCATAGGACAGATAGCGAGCAAGCGATTCAGGCTTGCTGGCGTCGGCGCTCATGACGCCGAGGTCGCGTGAGTAGTTGGAGTTGATGACGATGCCCAGATAGCCACGAGCGATGTCCTGGGTGGTGATACCGCGCATCAGGTATTCAAGGTGATGGCCCTCGTGGTGGAAGACCTTGAACCACGGCTCGCGTTGATGGATATCGATGGGCCTGGCGAACTGCATCCAGATGTTGTACCAACTGAATTCGTATGGCGATTCAGCGAGTGCATCCTTGTAGTCCCATTCGCGTGGGGTCAGAAAGTCATTGACGAATGAGCGCAGGACCTTGGCCGAGAAGACGGTGTGACCGTGACAGGTGCGGATCACTGGTGAGGTCCAGCCGATGAGATCGGCAATATGGCGGATCTCGGCCTCCCTGGACTGCCAGTACTGGTTGAAGTAGGCGGGCTCTACTTCAAGTTCCTTGTCTTCGACCAGGACTGAATAGGGCGTCTGGTCGTCATGCATGAAGTCCCGAATCCAGAAATCGCGTATGAACTCGGCATCGGAATCCACGCAGAGGTAGTTCTCAGCCAGGCCCATCTCCCAGAATGCAAGCTTGACGATCTCCTGATTGACGTAGCCAGCACGCATCCCATGCACGGCAGATGAAACGAGATGGCTGCTGAACTCCTCTTCGGCTATCAGGATGACCGTGTCTGATTTCAGCGGAGCAAAGAGCGCAAGGTCGACATTGGGGACCACTGCGTACAAGGTCACGCTGTCGCGATTGAAGCGGTGGAATGAGGCGATCATCCGTTCGGCGTAGTTGAAGTCATCTGCATATGACTTCAGCAGCATCGCAAACGATTGACTCATGGTGAGTCGTGCTTCACGGCTTCGATGACTCCCGCTGAACAAAGGAACATGCCGCGCCACGTGCCTTCATGCTCCAAGGCAATCTGAGCTTCGCGATAGGCGTGCGGATCGATCTGCTCCGCCAGCATCGGATACGCCGGGTGGTAGTTGTACCAGTGGAAGCGGACATCTGAATATCCGTGTGCGCGGACAACTTCAGCTAGTTCGAATGGATTGTGGAAACGAGCAAGAATCTCGTCGTAGCCATCGCCAGTTGGTCTCGTGCGCACAGGTGGCTTGTTCACGGCCAAACGCTGATCCAGGTCATCGGCTACGACCTTCTTGATCTCCTTCGATACTGGTGCAAGGAGCTCTTCGATGATGAATTCCTTTGAGAGTCGGTTGAAGGTGAACATCGAGAACATGGAGTTGCGGAATTGGAGAATCAATTGTCCGCCTGGTCGCAGGAAGGAATCCATCGATCCGACGAACTGCGCATCGTCTTGCACATGTGGGATGACGCCGAGCGCCATGACAGCATCAAAGGTGCCAACCCGAGCCTGCGTCTGGGCAAGCGACGATGAGTCCTGCACATCAAGGAGATCGATTGCCAGCGGATCCAGTCCGTGTGCCGTCATGTTGTCGCGCGCGAATCGGACCATCTCGGGAGAGATATCATTGCCCGCAACACGAATGCCGTCACCAGCGATGGTGACCAGAGGAGTCGCGTCACCGACGCCGAGCTCATACAGCGACGTAGCACGTGATGCCTTCAGAAGCTCGCGTACCAACTGCAGTCGGAAGTAGTTGGCGGGGTACTCATCGTTCGTCCAGATCTTTGACTCGTCGTACTGCTCACCGTACGACGAAGCACTGCCGTCGTAGTGCGATGCGACTGACATCAGTGCCCCTT
Protein-coding regions in this window:
- a CDS encoding phytanoyl-CoA dioxygenase family protein — protein: MSELVESTLRLPRLARTVIAARSFTRAAQAPPATAGQQQFNMRSSMDIHPRIGKLISRSVVRGTPADAWQIANPHSSRFLDAAEVESAVQGIRRDGFYVFGRIVPTEITTAIREYAEQAPAIARGADQPAGIYPRKQPLVGRYDIEETVALQCAEVQEFVTDPVAALISQRYLNQPVLMDEVAFWWTTTQGTADTNINAQMFHQDRDRLSFLKFFIYLTDVRPDTGPHVYLRGSHRHIPRSLRADGRISDESVRTAGLWDAVTELTGPAGTVMAVDTIGLHKGKTPTGGDRLALESEFCTTLFGNDYERPDFPASELTQHRFQAMPWVLQRYAQSAAVER
- a CDS encoding DUF6492 family protein; amino-acid sequence: MSQSFAMLLKSYADDFNYAERMIASFHRFNRDSVTLYAVVPNVDLALFAPLKSDTVILIAEEEFSSHLVSSAVHGMRAGYVNQEIVKLAFWEMGLAENYLCVDSDAEFIRDFWIRDFMHDDQTPYSVLVEDKELEVEPAYFNQYWQSREAEIRHIADLIGWTSPVIRTCHGHTVFSAKVLRSFVNDFLTPREWDYKDALAESPYEFSWYNIWMQFARPIDIHQREPWFKVFHHEGHHLEYLMRGITTQDIARGYLGIVINSNYSRDLGVMSADASKPESLARYLSYGELVGVLTAKLRDTAKRRLRRSAD
- a CDS encoding methyltransferase domain-containing protein; amino-acid sequence: MSVASHYDGSASSYGEQYDESKIWTNDEYPANYFRLQLVRELLKASRATSLYELGVGDATPLVTIAGDGIRVAGNDISPEMVRFARDNMTAHGLDPLAIDLLDVQDSSSLAQTQARVGTFDAVMALGVIPHVQDDAQFVGSMDSFLRPGGQLILQFRNSMFSMFTFNRLSKEFIIEELLAPVSKEIKKVVADDLDQRLAVNKPPVRTRPTGDGYDEILARFHNPFELAEVVRAHGYSDVRFHWYNYHPAYPMLAEQIDPHAYREAQIALEHEGTWRGMFLCSAGVIEAVKHDSP